GCTCTCAACTTTCACCTTCTGCTGCAAAACACATGTAAGTTGCCTGTCTATTCATcctgttttattgagaattagTATTATGGTATgttgtgttcattttaaaactagaATCTGTTCAGTAATATCATTGACGTGTTTATTATATGTcactactaaaaataaatagtataattTGATTAGATTTAGATTCAGTTTTAATAACACAACAAAAATCATATCACcactatataaaaattaaatatatattgtgtagtgtgtgtgtgtgtgtgtgtgtataaatcaacaaataaacaTGATTAAGGATGGGACCTCAGGAGTTTTATCATCCATcgatattgttttaataatttcaatatttacaaGAGGAAGCTGGATTTTTTTACATAACTGTAAAGGGATTTCAAAAAAActcatcacatttacatttagtcattttgcagacttAAAAATGGTGAATACATCAAGCGAGTCTCTtaaaagaggcaaacagacacaggaagtgctcgtaaTACAAAGTTTTAGGCATTGCTCAAATAAGTTAGCTAGAAAAGGAAATAAATAGATAAAGATAAAGACAAAGTTGTTTTTGCGTAAAAAGTTTTCACCATCAGAGATGCTATCAGTGTTAAAGTACCAACCAGCAAGTAATCAAAGGAGTCTGTAAAACATAAAGTGTTGTGAGAGACTTTGTTTTCGAACTACAGGAAGAACTGACTGCTTCCTGAAGTATCATATAGAAGATtgaggttaaaaaaataatatttttcaacaaaatatGCTGAAGTTGTTGAACGTCAGGGGCATTTCCCAAGTCACTCTTATGTTGTGATATATTGATTGTGAGGCCTTACCACATGATTTAAATCTATGTTATCGTTTCCCTGGTGATGCAGATCATTTCTGCTCAAAGTAGTATAGACTAGGTCTTTTCTTGGAAATATAAATATTCGTAAGGCTTTAGAGATGTTTTCTGCAAGGTTTTATAATGTCAAATATACAATTGTAGTGCTCATTTTTACAACTATAATTGTTGTGTATTATATAACTAGACAAGGCGCTAGAAATAGCactcatatattttataatttctgtCAATCAAACAATATGTGGTCTTATTGGTATCAATGTAACAtcaacgtttatttattttttattacttcaaATTTATGTTCAGATTGTGCCTTTTTTCTACTCAGCATTTCTCATGCTGAATCACTTCCTTCCACACATCAGTCACATTGACGTCACCGCTGTATCTCCTCAAAATGTTCATGATCTTCATGAttattgattggttgattttgaacagaaaagaagataCTTTGTAGAATGTTGGTAAACCGTTTCTGGTCCTCAGTGACTTCAACAGTCATTTTTTTCCCATACTGtggaaatcaatggctaccagcaactgtttggcaTCTTCCAAATAACtttaaaaagaaagtcatacaggttgggAACAACTTCAGGGtgaataaattgtgtgtgtgtgtgtgtgtgtttgtgtgaactgttcctttaatatttACTCACTGTTGTGGTTAAGTGTTACATTTCCCAATGTCTTCCCTATATTAAAGTAGCTACTCTAAAATATTGCGCTTGTCACGAggaatatgcattttttatttagattttccattttttagtttttttttaagtctagagCAGTGAGGTCAGTGAGGTTAAGAAATGGGCTCCTTATGTgctcatcaaaaatacaggagcTGAGAGGATGTTGGAGCACTCTTGAACGACTTTGTGCTTTTGTTTCCAACAGATTCCCAGTTAGCAAAGAGGAAGCCACTCCTGAGATGGAGGAGCAGTCAGGAGAGGGTTCAGGTAACTCCGACGCCTTCCCTCCTTTTATCGGCATGGATCAGAAGTTGACGAGAGACGCAAGAAGTCTCAAGGAAGAAGTCAACAAGAATGAAGAAGAAGGGTCAACTGAGTCCAGTGGAGACATTGATTACTCTGAATATGTAATACCTCAGAAACTAGATTTGCTTTCTAAAGAGGATTTGAAAGAGGAAAACATTATTGCATAAAAAGGGCTACATTAGATTTcatgtgctttttttattattattatttctacaaTGTGAACCTTACAGGATGCTGCTTTTTTGGTCACAGATATAATTGATTTATTCTTAAACTGTGACATGCTCTGCAAAAGTCTATTGTATTCCAGTTTGCATTTGTAAGGATCTATTTTTGTTTGCTCTTCAACTTtgaaacctttattattattattattttatttactcttaATGTCCGCAGCTATGAactgtattaaaacaataatttaaattctAAATTCAGCAGGGGCATCTTAAATAAAGTGTTTGGATAGCAAGAAGTatattttgtacaaatatttttttgccattttttttttatttgtaatatattctgaactttcaaaaaaaacaacaactgttgaACTATAAAGCATTTGTCTCTTGTTTTAAGCACTTTACACCAGAAAGAGGAGGAATGAACTGTTTTGAAATAATGTTCTAAATGTGAGATGAGGTCAGCCGTTCAGGCTTCCTGTTTAACCAGAAGTGTATTATCACACTTtggctgacttgtgcgtttccggACTCTCATCTCATGACCCGTTTCTCAGCGTTTTGAGTACAGACATAAAGTCTAGAATCAATCTACATGTAAAGCAACATTATAAAATTGTTTTCAAAAGGTGCAAATGTGCGAATTCAAAAGGATGCCATGTGGTTAAGAGGACAAACTGCTTTTAGAAACCATTAACACCTAGTTTCCATTACAccaacacaataaaatattttcccTCGCTTTGGATTCAATACTTGTAATTTTCCAGAAGCAAAGTTAGATTTTCATCTGGATTGAAAGCTTGATTTCATATAGGGCCATTTCATATAGCTAGCAAACGCCATATGTGACTTATCAGAAGTGGCAGCCACTCTAAGATCAAAACTGTTCAGTATCTCCAGTTTCTTGTACTCCGGCCAAATAGATCTGCAGCTCCATTAGTGGCTGGCCTTTTGTTTAACTCTGACCATCACTTAATTTGAATAGATCGCCTGACATTAGAAGAAGTTTGTGTTGTGCAGTGTTTCATCTGTTGTGTAAAAATTATTACACAGCTTCAAGGGAAGGTcaagaaacgttttttttttttgttgttgttgttgttgtattttttgcTAATATAATTCTGAAGAAGCTTGGATAAGTGTTTAAGATTAATTAGGCCTAAatgtgacttaattttttttttttttacacattttaatttatataccaaaaaagaaagaaaagaaaaccatgcttttaaatattactttGCAACATAAAAACATGCAGGTTTCTCAGAGCAGGTTTATTTTTGACCAATagtggggcaagttgtcacaataTATCGGGTAAATTTACCACAGTTCCACTCAACAGTCTACTAAAGGCTTTTcagtaaaatgtaaacattaaacatttataaagaacaaaaaacattgaATGAAATTCACTTGAATTGGATCAATTGTAATTAAGGCACATATACAAATGTGGCATACAAAATTGCCATAAAACTGTTCTGACCATCAGAAATTGTACTTAATGTAATAATTCAGTTATTGAAATAATCAAACCAGACGAGTACAATAGTTGCCTGaaagtattaataaattacatttatgcaagcgacttacagtgcattcaggctatcaatttttacctatcatgtgatCCCGGGCAATCGAACCCCCCCAACCTtcatagcacaatgctctaccacttgagctacaagaacactaataataataatattcattttttcttttcttttaaaaagacTAGCATGAGATTCTAGCATTTTTATGTTACAACATGAAGAATAtgtaaactaaatatatttaaggAATTATGTgaaacgtaataataataatattaataatgataataattgtttacacaaaatgtgcttttaagctgttaaaaaaaacttttattttgaagttgagTGGTGTGAGTGACGTTTCAGCGCTCACGCGCCGTGTTCCTGTCGGTCCCAGTCCGTCCGTTCAGCTCAGAGGATCGAGAGGAGCAGGGATCAGGCGGAGGCTGTGCTGAGGAGAACTGTGTTCAAGCCAAAGCTACACAGCTGAAATGGTGAGCGTTAATTCAGACCGCAATTAATGGTAGAAATTCTTGAACTTAATACACCGCTTGCCTTATTCCCTGTGGGATAAAAGCCACCAGTCCTGTCAAACATGTCTGCAGTGTATCAATCCAGTCCGAAGTAACGTCAGGCCATGGAGGTCGTGAAGGACTGGGTGGGGAGGCAGCTCATTACCAATCAGATAAAACACAGTAAACCCACTCTAGTGGCCTTACAAATTAGCTTTAATAGTCCATTTGTACATTCTGAGTTTGTTTAAAAACTTACATCCACGCATGTCCTCCAGGACTTTTCAAAACAGCTGTAAAGCTGAAGGTTGAATCCAAACTAGGTCGTGTTGTTTTACTCTAAAATGAAGCTATTTGTAAATAAACGGTTTTACACAGTCTGGTAAATGTTTCTACAGCGCTTCCTCTCTCCGTAGGGATATCGagcaatgcaatgcacttgataCTTAAACGTTTTCGCACTCTGTAAGTATTTCCTTGTACTGACAGGGTTGTTTATGTTGTGATTATATTTGAAAGATTGAATAGTTAAGCTAATACCAACATGTTAATTGATGTGTAAACCAGATTGGAATGCCGCAGTAGGTGTGAAGTCTGAAGTCTTCACCCAGTTGTGATGTAGGAGCACAAATTAGTCACCCCCTAATAGTTATGTCAAGGTGTTCAGAATTATGaactcttacatttttttttgttgttgttgtttttttactagaCTGTTTTTATACTACTGCTGCACAAGTGACGTAAAAATGCCTGCTACTAAAAATTGGGATATGTCAAAAGTTTAAGACCATGATTTGGGAAAAATTCAATTTTCAATATTCTCACACTGAATCTAAACTAGGTATGTGAAGTGGGACAAAGACGAAAAGAAACATTAGATGACATTAAAAGAATTGATGTAATTTAAGGATCACAGTACAGCTACCAAAACTCCTTCAAACTAagtttttcatcatttaaaatatagtaaaatgtagtatgctcactttttcttttacatattttaataagcACAGATCAGAATTAATGTTTCTTTATTGTTAAATAAGtctgttacactgaatgacaattgAACATTATTTCTCACATATTTTGacaatttattttcacaaaagttatCTAAAATGTTAAAGTAGACTCTCTACTTGTATTTGTTATCCATTATAGGTTtgtaaaatcacttttgtaaattaaattcagTGCGGAAACCAAAATAGGATGTCTCATATTTGATCCAAATACAAAAGTTTGTGTAATGAAGttgacatgaaatgaaaattcaccttgtctttttttttaagtgcatgttATAGAtcaaattatacatacatatgtttttactgtcacaacTCGATCTTCTGGGTAAATGTCAGACTTATCCAATCAGTTTTGTTTTGACAACATGGAGGAAAAGATTTGTTGCTACTTCCATTTTTAtcacaacattaataatatatatttaaaaaaatatattctttcagAGTTTCCTTGGAGGTCTGTTTGGTCCAGTGTGGGAAATCGATGTCACTCTGAACGATGCTGAAAGCAGAAAAACAGCCGAGCTGAAGACTGAAGAAGGGAAATTGGAGaagcattatttgttttatgatgGAGAATCAGTTTCAGGAAAGGTGAGCGAGTAGACATCTCCTGTGTGAGTCATCTCTTAATTTCAAAGACAGCTCACACGCTATCTTATGTCACCCCAAGGTAAATATCAATGTGAAACAGACAGGCAAAAGGCTTGAACATCAGGGAATTCGCATCGAGTTTGTAGGACAGATCGGTGAGTTAACTCAACACATTCACTCTCTTTCTTCAGTGCATTCATGCAGTAAAGCATGTTCTCATGTGCCGAGAGCTTAGGAGAGCATGTGGTTGTCACATGGAAAGGGAGCTTGACTGCTCTACACATTTCTGAGGGAGCCATCTGTTATGGTGCCCCAGTTGAATTCATTATTAAGGTCTTATGTTTCCCACACTGCAGAAATTGATTTTTCTaagttgtaaacaaaacaaaggtTATTGGAAAACTCTTGTTTCTGTTTTTCTACAAAATTTCACATTAAATTCAATTTGTTGCTTGCAATTACTTGAAACTGGAAATTAAAGTTGTCATTAGTGATTCTGATTGTCTCAGCTGTCTCAAGATTGCTgcatgcaatgttttttctttctgtctagctgttgcataagtgtgtgtgtgtgtgtttccctttCTGCAGAGCTCTTCAGTGATAAAAGCAATACTCATGAGTTTGTAAACCTTGTGAAGGAGCTCGCTCTGCCCGGAGAGCTGACACAGAACCGCAGCTATGACTTTGAGTTCATGCAGGTCGAGAAGCCATACGAGTCTTACGTTGGAGCGAATGTGCGATTGAGGTTAGTGAAGACtttgcaaatgtttttctttttttttgttatcatcCTGGCTGAGCATTAATGAGAAAAATGATAGTATCTGTCTTTCGACTGCTGCTTTATCACACAGTTGGCATTTAAAATTTGTCCTGGCTTTAATGTAAACGGTTTATCTTTTTTCATAAGTCAGACAAGGACATGTGCTTTTCACGTCTCTGCAGGTATTTCCTTAAAGTTACAGTTGTGAGGAGGCTGTCTGATTTGGTAAAGGAGTATGACCTCATTGTGCATCAGCTGGCCACCTACCCTGATGTCAACAACTCTATCAAGATGGAAGTGGGCATTGAAGACTGCCTACATATAGAGTTTGAATACAATAAGTCCAAGTAAGTGCACTTAGAACTTGACTGTTGATTTAATCTTAGTTACATGAAGTGAGCGGTTGAGAAATTCTGAGTATGTGTGGATTGATTGGTTTGAACTTATTAGACTAATTGTTTTTGAGCTAACAGAGGTCTCCATGCCTATCAGGTATCACCTCAAAGATGTGATTGTGGGTAAAATCTACTTCTTACTTATACGGATTAAAATCCAGCACATGGAACTTCAGTTGATCAAGAAAGAATTGACAGGAATTGGTATGATCAAATTTTCTGTTAAGTTTTATACACGTATTTGTGCATATGATTTAAGAAAGACTGTTTACAGTTCTTattaaagaatatttattgtagtccacattattttgctttttatttattttaaacaaatttcttcatatacaccactgttcaaaagtttggggttggtaaaatgtttctgaaaaaaaattgctcaccaaggctgcattaaatacAGTAACACGATGCTATAAAAGCAATgaagtattacattttataaaaatagtatttcagttttaatatatttcaaaatgtaatttattcctttgaattTTCAGTGGCCAGCATGACACTATCCATcagaaaaaagtctgaaatgacatcatccaggtggatgctgcacactggtggtggatgaggagatccccctgacaatgtaaagcgctttgagtgcttagaaaagtgctatataaatataaggaattattattaatgataatgattTAAAACTGATTTAGTGTTTAATAAccattttgtatttgtatcaatgttgaaaacagttgtgctgcttaatatttttgtggaaataagggtgcctttttttcaggattctttgaatagaaagttcaaaacggcaccaaatattttaaatataaatctttaataacacaataaaacatataatattaaaatttaataataaaaaaaaagattaaaaaaattgtccccaaacttttgaacaatagtatgtttgtaatttatttgGATAAACTTAGTTTTTCAGAAAACATGTGACCTTGTATCCTCAAGCACTTCAAATTCATTAGTTTCTTATTTAGTGCTGAACAATGTGAGATTTATGAAGTGCACCATGTGACATGCCTATCTAGGGCCGAGCACAACTACTGAGACCGAGACTGTGGCCAAATATGAGATTATGGATGGAGCACCAGTGAAAGGTGAGCAGCCGCTCCACAACATTTTCTGTTtcgttttttaaatgatataaatgtagATAAGATGTGTACAGAAGACACAGAGTACCAGTGCCAGAACACAAATAATGGGCCTCGTTCATGAATCATGAACGGAACAAATTTCTGTGTAAACCATTCGTTAAACCTTTCTTGAATGAATCATCACATTCAGTTCAATGCAGGGTCAGTGAAGTAGAATAAACTTAACTGCCAATTTCATTACTGACTTTTTCTCCCTATTGGgctaaaaatgtatttctagGTGAATCCATTCCTATTCGCCTATTCCTGGGTGGTTATGACCTTACACCCACAATGAGAGATGTAAACAAGAAATTCTCTGTGAGGTACTTTCTGAACTTGGTGCTTGTGGATGAAGAAGATAGGAGATACTTCAAACAGCAGGTACAGCAGTATAGAAATTATTTTGGATGTGTAATTATCATATAAAAATTGTACACTTTCAGTGTCTGTTGGTCCAGCAATGTGAACAGAATGATTCGTATTTTTTGTAGGAAATAGTTTTGTGGAGGAAGGCACCCGAGAAACTGCGGAAACGTAACTTCCATCAGCGCTACGAGTCACCTGAGCCTCGGCCGAGTCTTCCTGCTGAGCAGCCGGAAATGTGAACAGGGTCTGGAGAGCAAGCAGCCAGGGACACATGTACCTCTCAGTGAGCCGTCGCAGGAGAGGAGAACATCTTCCATCTTCTGCTGTTCACATTGTCACCCCTCACAGCTCAGGGTGACGAACTGTGCCTGATTTGGCTCTGTCCTCCCTGTCGTCTACAGCAAGTAATCTGTTAATATACGAGGACACTTTTTAGAAAGCACTGGAAACAATAATTTAAGTAATACAGCACATCTTCAAGGTTGCACACCTGCCTagtagaaccatttttttttttttaagtgcactcACTGGTATCCTGTCTGTACCACATCATAGAGCAGAAACACATAGACCTAAACATGTTTTAAAGAGCTTCCTCAGGCATACTAGCTGGTGAATCTGAGTTCATAGTACCAGTTAATAAAGACAATGGGCTCAGTTTAAAAAAGGTCAAGAAATGTAATGGCACCCTGCCACACTGTATATGCAATTCACTTAAACGCTggaaaacatttctgtttaactTATTTAGCCATCttctcttgttgttgttgttgtttgtttgtttttcaaatactCTGTTAAGTTAATtctgtctttaaaaaataaaaaaagaatatgtctgctctatatataaaatatttaaagaggtTTTGGACTAGAAACTTTATAAAACCAGGGCAGTTTGTGTAATTAAAATGGGGCATATGTATTCAACTTGTCAGCCCAGTTTTAAATAACACACTGGCTTTGTAGTCAAagagagttttgtgaaattctgagAAGATTCGTTGCTATTGATTGCTAAATAGAATCTCTGCTGCATTTCATACTGTCTAAATTAGACACCACAGAGAAATGCTGGAATGTTGTTGTATCCTTTGCAATGTCATCCTTCATAAGGTTTCCTATCAAAAAGGGATGTCAACATTTTTTCATTGTTGCATCGTGTGCTCTTACATATTTTAAGTGGTTTGtagattaaatgtttatttggacCTTTTCATTTTGAAGCCGTTTTTGATTTCACTCTAAAACGAATGTATtctctaattttttatttatttaaaaactcaCTCTACATTACTCATCTGTGAAATCATTGAATGCCCCAATTGAAAATACATAAGAGTGTTTGGAGAACTAAGTcatttgtacatcttgaaaatTTGTACATATCCAGCCATAGTTTTATCTGctgtcaaataaaaatgcaaGTTTATACATATAGCTAcactgttttttctttgtttttaaatatcaatGTGATTATTGAGAGGTGATAAAAATCCATCTCTCAGACATCTATCTATTGTGATTTATACATGACCTGTCGGAACGGATTTTGCGGAAAATTCTGTACATGCATCATTGGCATGTGCGTCATATTCATAACAAAGTGATGGTGAATATATTTTTAGTGAATATATTTTTAGTGAATATATTTACTGTTAAACATTTCAACTAGATAATGGTATTGGATCAAATCTTTCAAACCTTAGTGATATTTGATTTGTAAGTAAATAAGTCTGTTCTTTTCAATTAGTAAGTCAAACCATTTCACACGGGTCTGCatccaaagagtttttttttttcttttttttttgactgaaagcCATATAAATTTATTGATCGAGGTGAGTTGGAAACCTGtctgtccataaaaataaaatattaaaagattaCAAGTTTCCAGTTTTTGTGTCACTgttgtcatttatttcttttttttaatacacgaGTTTTCACTTGCGTTGAAATCAACAATCCAGGGGCTGTTTATAGTCGTTTGTATAAAGCTGAAATTTTAGTCCTAAGTTTAtcaaaattctaaaatgtaattaattttactcTTATATAGACTCAAGAATAAGAGTGATTCATGAAAGTTCCCAAGTGTTAAGACAAGGTCTCAGATCATACAATATTTAAGAGAGCTGGAGAGGCCTTCTAACCTAGTTAGGATTAACAAGATGGCAGCAAAGAGGAGGAGACAAACACTACGAAGATATGGGGTACTAGAGTTATATGCTGATATGGAGTTAATAACAAACAATTCAAACTTATTGTCAAGAAAGCCAATTCTTTCTGTAACTGATAAAGTAAGAAATTTAATAACTTCTTTCACTCTACAAATCAAAGCTCTAGCTGcagaaataaaagtattaattacatttttgggctGGAAAAAATGCAGCAATGCACTGGTGATGACACCGTAAACAGGGCCTTCACTATTGTGACACTAACCAATTAGAAAATCAAAATATGAGGAAAAAAACTCTGACCAGTGCTGCCAACTGCATTTTAGCAACTAAAACAGCTGCTAAATTTTGCTATATTACATCATAATGGCGAAATATAGATCAGTGGGAAAGTCTTTGAATctagatacgtttttttttttttagatttttgcccttttgaaaaacatctttattttattttttttattttttcctaggCTGGCATCACTTTTGGCCAATACTATATGGCAGTTCTTTGACATTCCAACTAACTGTCAAACCATGCTGTAAAAACAAGCCACTTTTATGATGATTGTGGGCTTTCCTGAAGTTGTTGGAGCCATTTTGATAGAGTTCATGTTCTCATCAGTGCTCCAAATGTAAACGAGGAGACATGCCAACAGAAAACAATTTCAAAGCATCAGTAAACATTTGTGAAAATTTTACACAAtgcaaagcattttttaaataaatgaatatatattaaaatatttcagtatcttagttaaattattttattgtagttaCATTAAATGACTGGTGTTGTACTGTTGTGACTTCACATGAGCAGGCTCTCTATTGGCTAATTCAGAGGTCGAGGTCAGCCATTTGGTGTTGACATCATGTGGTCCTTAGTTCACAACACTTAAGTGTCACCTCAGTCTTAGACTTTGCTGAAAGTGGCTTTTATCTTCTTTATTAAAGTCTCATACTCTTAGAAAAGTCCTACTTTTTATTAAGAATTTGTTGACACTTAAGTTAAAGCTTAAGACTATTCTTAAGAGCATATCTGAGAAGTTTTACATACGGGCCCAGGgaccatattcacaaaacatctaaGACTAAAAGTAGCTCATAGCTCACCGATTTAGTagaaaatcttacaaaaaaaagggCATGTGAATCCTAAATTTAGGACTCCTAAATTTATGCTCTTAGAGTATTTCACAAAGCGTTTTAGCTCTGaaactagctcctaaatctgtgaaaggTTAGGAGTAGTTAAGAGGACTCTTAAGTCACTAAAACCAAGCCACAAACTATCCTAAAATGGCTGTTAGGATCTTTCTAAAATCTGCCTCTGGATTGTAGGCCTTTAGAAACATTTGATGATAATGACCTTTTAAAAAGGTTTAGCCTTTGGTTTTTGAGGTTATCCCAACTCTAAATCCTCCTTTGATTATGTCCTTGTTTTCATTAACCAGTTGGGCAAGAAGTATCAGTTGAGCTTGTGTCCAGTTTTGTGTCCAGCAATGATTATTCTACTCTGTTAATTAAAAGGttgtttatatgcatattcaGTAAGTGTTTACAAGAAGCAAACATGTAAGCTGAACATAaacttgtttaattagtgacaatTAACCAGAATTTAAAACTCTTTATTTGAATGCGGCAACATTTCTATCaataaatctctgacagagacCCCCCCGACTcccctatcagccaatcactgtgtgcatagttaaTAAGCTCGCTGACATCATCCAAAGCAACACGGTCAACCCCGCCCTTTCTCTTAGCTTAGAAAGTTTTTAGAGAAAGGTTTTGAGGCCaggttttaagagaaaactaTTAGCTAAAGATTTTACCTATATTTAGGAGCTCTTAGTggtaaactaaaatgttttttgtgaaTACGGGCCTTGTTCCCTAAAtcttattaaaacacacacacacaaaaaaaaaacacaggcatTACTTCGGGCACCAAAAGACTCGGGTCCTTCTGCACGTTGTCACTGAGAGGAGCTTGACCTCCTTGTCATCATAGTAGCTGGTACTGTTGCTGTAACTAAACCGTTTATTAACATGAAGTTTATAATATAAATTGCACTCGTTTAACAGGAGGCTAAAAATGTCGGTACATCGCTGTGTTTACTTATTGTCGCGGTCTCACATCCGATACCGGGTCTGTGCTAGCACAGCTGCTGTAGCGAACAACACTACACTGCATCCAACAAGAAGGACATTTGAAAATCTATCATGTAGACATTCATCTTCATACAGTTCATCGAAACCCCTGGACACATCACTGTTTGTACCGCTCACCGTCAGAAGTGATGAAGTCTCGAGCGGCGCAGTCGGCGAGGAGTTGACGCAACCGCTGGATAAAAGTACAGACCGTGTTTATTAGTGTTATGTTATTAGTATATGATCGATTATAGATGATTCACTTTAAGTTCTGATCATATTATTTGCATgtgaatgtatttaaatatacctCATTCAACATATATGAAACCAAACTAGATGTGATCATacagataatattataatactcgATTCTGTTAACTATTAATCAGAAATACGTTTGATCGTTGTTTGTTTATGCGTTTTAACAGGTGAACTACTGAAGGTACTGAATAGATTCTACAAAAGAAAAGAGATGCAAAAACTGGCTGCTGACCAGGGGCTTGATGGTAAGAATCATGGACTACATGATCTTACATAATTAACATTGTATTTGCCAACTACACCCATCATATTATGTTATTACAACAACACGCCCATCTAAAAACTGTGCACATAGATAAGATGTAAGGAATGCTACTGTATTTTGTTTGTTACAATGCATTTTTCTGATTGTTGTATATTTGTTCTTCAACAGCTCGTCTCTTTCATCAAGCTTTTGTCAGTTTTAGGAAATATGTGCTGGAAATGAACTCACTAAATGCTGACTTGCATATTATTCTTAATGACATCTGTTGTGGAGCTGGTGAGTATTTATGTCAGTTAGAATAAATTGTCAATATCCATTAGAAACCCCTAAATCTATCATTTAATCCTTTCTTTCATTCCAGGTCACATAGATGACATTTTCCCTTAC
The Carassius auratus strain Wakin chromosome 38, ASM336829v1, whole genome shotgun sequence genome window above contains:
- the LOC113057032 gene encoding vacuolar protein sorting-associated protein 26A-like — protein: MSFLGGLFGPVWEIDVTLNDAESRKTAELKTEEGKLEKHYLFYDGESVSGKVNINVKQTGKRLEHQGIRIEFVGQIELFSDKSNTHEFVNLVKELALPGELTQNRSYDFEFMQVEKPYESYVGANVRLRYFLKVTVVRRLSDLVKEYDLIVHQLATYPDVNNSIKMEVGIEDCLHIEFEYNKSKYHLKDVIVGKIYFLLIRIKIQHMELQLIKKELTGIGPSTTTETETVAKYEIMDGAPVKGESIPIRLFLGGYDLTPTMRDVNKKFSVRYFLNLVLVDEEDRRYFKQQEIVLWRKAPEKLRKRNFHQRYESPEPRPSLPAEQPEM
- the LOC113057029 gene encoding serglycin-like, translated to MKFYHRITLALAIICLFGDSGLGVPAKGRVKCNPDDKYSNCVQEMSPLVPLSGQRSQLSPSAAKHIFPVSKEEATPEMEEQSGEGSGNSDAFPPFIGMDQKLTRDARSLKEEVNKNEEEGSTESSGDIDYSEYVIPQKLDLLSKEDLKEENIIA